The proteins below come from a single Bactrocera dorsalis isolate Fly_Bdor chromosome 5, ASM2337382v1, whole genome shotgun sequence genomic window:
- the LOC105223929 gene encoding general transcription and DNA repair factor IIH helicase subunit XPB codes for MGPPKKSKKDRFTGDKFGKKRRAEDEAFTQLVEDGDSMPSDGVTELDGVPVAASKNVETNDDGIMTDEYGAKDYRAQMELKPDHTNRPLWVAPNGHVFLESFSPVYKHAHDFLIAISEPVCRPEHIHEYKLTAYSLYAAVSVGLQTHDIIEYLKRLSKTSIPEGIIEFIKLCTLSYGKVKLVLKHNRYFIESPHPDILQKLLKDPVIQQCRLKREEGEGFIQGTLEGKAITQFGTKLPPGETAATTSATDNDPNAATAAGTAATTNPDGTPAVPEDITNFYDKIDNEEEDEDEANLKTVSFEVNQEKIEVIQKRCIEIEHPLLAEYDFRNDTHNPDINIDLKPAAVLRPYQEKSLRKMFGNGRARSGVIVLPCGAGKSLVGVTACCTVRKRALVLCNSGVSVEQWKQQFKMWSTADDSMICRFTSEAKDKPMGCGILVTTYSMITHTQKRSWEAEQTMRWLQEQEWGIMVLDEVHTIPAKMFRRVLTIVQSHCKLGLTATLLREDDKIADLNFLIGPKLYEANWLELQKKGYIARVQCAEVWCPMSPEFYREYLTTKTSKKMLLYVMNPSKFRSCQFLIKYHEKRGDKTIVFSDNVFALKHYAIKMNKPFIYGPTSQNERIQILQNFKFNQKVNTIFVSKVADTSFDLPEANVLIQISSHGGSRRQEAQRLGRILRAKKGAIAEEYNAFFYTLVSQDTMEMSYSRKRQRFLVNQGYSYKVITHLSGMDTDPDLMYKTREEQSQLLQQVLSASDLDCEDEKVPGEPGYRPSGGAASKRAGGLSSMSGGDDAIYYEQRRRNAGSVHPLFKKFRG; via the exons ATGGGCCCtccaaagaaatcaaaaaaggaCAGATTTACTGGAGATAAATTTG GGAAGAAACGTCGTGCTGAAGATGAGGCTTTCACTCAATTGGTAGAAGATGGGGATTCCATGCCTTCTGACGGTGTTACCGAGCTAGACGGAGTGCCAGTGGCTGCTTCGAAAAATGTCGAAACAAACGATGATGGCATTATGACGGACGAGTATGGAGCCAAGGATTATCGTGCACAAATGGAACTGAAGCCAGACCATACAAATCGACCCCTATGGGTTGCGCCGAATGGGCATGTGTTTTTGGAATCGTTTTCGCCAGTTTATAAACATGCACATGACTTTCTAATTGCCATTTCTGAGCCTGTCTGTCGGCCAGAACATATACATGAATATAAATTAACAGCTTACAGCTTATATGCAGCAGTGTCAGTGGGATTACAAACGCATGATATAATAGAATACCTCAAACGTTTGAGTAAAACATCAATTCCGGAAGGTATTATTGagtttattaaattatgtaCATTATCCTATGGAAAAGTAAAATTGGTGCTAAAACACAACAG GTATTTTATTGAATCACCACATCCCGATATATTACAAAAGCTATTGAAAGATCCAGTAATTCAACAATGTCGTCTGAAACGCGAAGAAGGCGAAGGTTTTATACAAGGCACATTAGAAGGTAAAGCCATCACACAATTTGGCACGAAACTACCACCAGGTGAAACTGCAGCCACCACATCGGCAACTGACAATGATCCCAATGCTGCTACTGCTGCCGGAACAGCAGCTACAACAAACCCTGATGGCACTCCTGCTGTACCAGAAGATATTACAAACTTCTATGACAAAATTGACAACGAAGAAGAAGACGAGGATGAGGCCAATTTAAAAACTGTGTCCTTTGAAGTGAATCAAGAAAAAATCGAAGTCATACAGAAACGCTGCATTGAAATTGAACATCCATTACTGGCTGAATACGACTTTCGCAACGATACACATAATCCCGATATAAATATAGATTTGAAGCCAGCTGCGGTGCTGCGTCCATATCAAGAGAAAAGTTTACGTAAAATGTTTGGCAATGGCCGTGCCAGATCCGGTGTGATTGTGTTACCTTGCGGTGCTGGCAAATCACTTGTTGGTGTGACAGCCTGTTGCACTGTGCGCAAACGTGCTCTGGTGCTTTGCAACAGTGGTGTTTCGGTCGAACAATGGAAACAGCAATTTAAAATGTGGTCCACAGCCGATGACAGTATGATTTGTCGTTTTACATCTGAAGCTAAAGATAAGCCTATGGGTTGTGGTATACTAGTGACCACTTATTCCATGATTACGCATACACAGAAGCGTTCATGGGAAGCAGAACAAACTATGCGCTGGTTACAAGAACAGGAATGGGGTATTATGGTGCTCGATGAAGTACATACCATACCGGCGAAAATGTTCCGACGTGTGTTGACAATTGTACAATCCCATTGTAAATTGGGTCTGACAGCTACACTTTTACGTGAGGATGATAAAATCGCCGATTTGAATTTCCTTATTGGACCGAAACTGTACGAAGCAAATTGGTTAGAATTACAAAAGAAGGGCTACATTGCCAGGGTACAGTGCGCTGAGGTGTGGTGTCCTATGTCACCAGAATTTTATCGCGAATatctaacaacaaaaacatcgaAGAAAATGTTACTCTATGTGATGAACCCATCGAAGTTTCGTAGTTGTCAGTTCCTAATAAAATATCATGAAAAGCGTGGTGACAAGACTATTGTGTTCTCGGATAATGTGTTTGCGCTGAAACACTATGCTATAAAGATGAATAAACCGTTCATTTATGGTCCTACCTCACAAAATGAGCGTATACAGATTTTGCAGAACTTTAAATTCAATCAAAag GTAAACACAATTTTCGTGTCGAAAGTGGCGGATACAAGTTTTGATCTGCCCGAGGCTAACGTTTTGATTCAGATATCCTCACATGGTGGTTCGCGTCGTCAGGAAGCTCAACGTCTTGGACGTATTTTGCGTGCAAAGAAGGGCGCAATTGCAGAGGAATACAACGCCTTCTTCTACACACTCGTCTCGCAGGACACCATGGAAATGAGTTACTCACGCAAGCGTCAAAGATTCTTGGTCAATCAAGGCTACAGTTATAAAGTGATTACCCATCTGAGTGGCATGGACACTGATCCGGATCTGATGTATAAAACACGCGAAGAACAATCACAACTTTTGCAGCAAGTATTATCCGCTTCAGATCTGGATTGCGAGGATGAAAAAGTGCCGGGTGAGCCCGGTTATCGGCCTAGTGGTGGCGCAGCATCTAAACGTGCTGGCGGACTTAGTTCAATGTCTGGCGGTGACGACGCCATCTACTACGAGCAGCGCAGGCGCAATGCAGGCTCGGTGCATCCACTTTTCAAGAAATTTAGAGGTTAA
- the LOC105223927 gene encoding inositol polyphosphate 5-phosphatase E, with product MQECNSEERVESANSSPRLPHKHLSILGFLTKRSSKIEPHPRDGDSKKHDKSTDHLRPSSACGHYHDNTSHDVTFAKCSADRQRSPVSPQKQNGLKSNSDASTTKSKTLPARGNYLSQPYNSNAINSNSHARRRSTDGSQSDSGAAEVVLRKTAKYRSPNHNRFSHQFSLCCKAEKKPMTPPVTVRYNSIPDPANTTLKRDSQTLCWSFIDNTSVSLQSSDENSSMQLPKGDANLTNKIARVNLTECSSAPESPVTAKVMFTSSHSSPSNVSLKSGQSEQVPPHNNDGAHCSGPIRPLAVSACRSRLRLKLYPPGKELPSLEPKLNDAPANNIKRATTPQHMSSPNIAIQPDIARELETHEAQNMRFSSHENIQMQRLQSSQVGLARRALLSAQVLSLIPTDKARERSFMEGHMGSSALLGPAELDRILPNKEITIFVGTWNMNGQNPPKQMNDFVLPLTVEHVPDVVAMGTQESSPDRFEWEVTIQETLGPSHVLFYSTNLGTLHLAIYMRRDLIWYCSAPEDASFSVRTGTAFRTKGAVAISFCIFGTSMLFVTSHLTAHQQKVKERVSDVKRIIHALDLPKNLNLRHKNKDVTQNFDNVFWCGDLNFRLGEPREKLLEWIQNTKFPLPSHLPHGYMHTDQLSSVLADGAAFRGFMEANITFPPTYKYDPGTQHFDTSSKQRAPAYTDRILYKYRQSQGLGIRRGSTLPSGVNAAQPYVQCLLYDSVPSITTSDHKPVWALFKTQIRAGTDSIPLAAGLFHRDIYLEGMKRRLNNQYSGSSAVCAIQ from the exons atgcaGGAATGCAATAGTGAAGAGCGCGTTGAAAGCGCAAACTCTAGTCCTCGCTTACCCCACAAGCACTTATCTATTTTGGGATTTTTGACAAAGCGTTCCAGTAAAATAGAGCCACATCCAAGAGATGGTGATTCAAAGAAACATGACAAATCAACGGACCACTTGCGTCCATCATCCGCATGTGGACACTACCATGATAACACCAGTCATGATGTGACCTTCGCCAAGTGTTCAGCTGACCGTCAACGCTCACCTGTTTCGCCGCAAAAACAAAATGGTCTAAAAAGTAATAGTGATGCCTCAACAACCAAGAGTAAAACGCTACCAGCTCGTGGCAATTACCTAAGTCAACCATACAACAGTAATGCTATAAACTCCAATTCACATGCGCGTAGGCGTAGCACTGATGGCTCACAAAGCGATAGTGGCGCTGCTGAAGTGGTGCTGCGAAAGACAGCTAAATATCGTTCTCCGAATCATAATCGTTTCAGTCACCAATTTAGCTTATGTTGCAAAGCTGAAAAGAAACCCATGACACCGCCAGTAACAGTGCGTTACAACTCAATACCAGATCCAGCCAATACGACGCTCAAACGTGATAGCCAAACGTTATGTTGGAGTTTTATAGATAACACATCGGTTTCGCTACAGTCATCCGATGAAAATTCGTCCATGCAATTGCCAAAAGGTGATGCaaacttgacaaataaaattgcAAGAGTGAATTTAACAGAATGTTCCAGTGCACCAGAATCTCCAGTTACGGCTAAGGTGATGTTTACCTCCTCGCATAGCAGTCCGTCAAATGTATCACTAAAAAGTGGTCAAAGTGAACAAGTGCCACCACATAATAATGATGGTGCACATTGTAGCGGTCCAATACGTCCATTGGCAGTTTCCGCTTGCCGTTCACGACTACGACTGAAGCTATATCCGCCAGGCAAAGAGTTACCATCGTTGGAGCCAAAATTAAACGATGCGCCAGCCAACAACATAAAACGGGCAACAACACCACAACACATGTCTTCGCCAAATATTGCCATCCAACCAGACATAGCGAGAGAATTGGAAACACACGAAGCACAAAATATGCGTTTCAGTTCCCATGAGAATATACAAATGCAGCGATTGCAATCCAGTCAGGTAGGCTTAGCACGGCGTGCGCTGCTGAGTGCTCAAGTGCTAAGCTTAATACCCACGGATAAAGCACGAGAAAG AAGTTTCATGGAGGGTCACATGGGATCTTCAGCACTGTTGGGACCTGCGGAATTGGATCGCATTTtgccaaataaagaaattacaATCTTCGTGGGCACATGGAATATGAATGGGCAAAATCCACCAAA gcaaATGAATGACTTTGTACTGCCATTAACTGTGGAGCATGTGCCGGATGTTGTCGCTATGGGCACACAAGAATCCAGCCCCGATCGTTTCGAATGGGAAGTGACAATACAAGAGACCCTAGGACCATCGCACGTACTCTTCTATTCAACTAACTTAGGCACACTGCATTTGGCTATTTACATGCGTCGAGATCTTATATGGTATTGCTCAGCGCCAGAGGATGCCTCCTTTTCTGTACGTACCGGCACTGCTTTTCGTACGAAAGGTGCCGTCGCTATATCCTTTTGTATCTTCGGTACATCAATGCTATTCGTTACATCACATTTGACCGCTCATCAGCAGAAAGTCAAAGAACGCGTGTCCGATGTGAAACGCATTATACATGCGCTTGAtttgccaaaaaatttaaatttacgtcATAAAAATAAGGATGTAACACAGAATTTCGATAATGTATTTTGGTGTGGTGATCTCAATTTCCGTCTTGGTGAACCGCGTGAAAAACTCTTGGAATGgattcaaaatacaaaatttccatTACCCTCACACTTGCCACACGGCTATATGCATACCGATCAATTATCATCAGTTTTGGCAGACGGCGCTGCTTTTCGTGGTTTTATGGAAGCGAATATAACATTTCCACCAACATATAAG TATGATCCTGGCACCCAACATTTCGATACATCATCCAAACAACGCGCTCCCGCATACACCGATCGCATTCTTTATAAGTATAGACAGTCACAGGGTTTGGGCATACGTCGTGGCAGTACGCTTCCGTCAGGTGTAAACGCTGCACAGCCATATGTGCAGTGTTTGCTGTATGATTCTGTGCCATCCATAACAACTTCGGATCACAAACCGGTGTGGGCGTTGTTCAAAACACAGATTCGCGCGGGCACCGATTC TATTCCATTGGCGGCTGGTCTATTCCATCGTGATATTTATTTGGAGGGCATGAAAAGACGCTTAAATAATCAATATTCAGGTTCATCTGCAGTATGTGCTATACAATAA